In Gordonia phthalatica, one genomic interval encodes:
- the thrS gene encoding threonine--tRNA ligase, whose product MPDNVASAERVRLPETIRVPAGTTAGAAMRDADLPDGVELPNKGPQAIVVVREADGTLRDLSWAPSVDTHVTPVPADSDEGRSVIRHSCAHVLAQAVQDLNPTAHLGIGPPITDGFYYDFQVEDPFTPEDLKALEKQMKKIIKSGQRFSRRVYESKDEARGELANEPFKLELIDDKGAADDDEIMEVGGAELTAYDNLNPRTGERIWGDLCRGPHVPTTKYISAFKLTRSSAAYWRGDQSLAGLQRVYGTAWESTEAMDLYLDRLAEAEKRDHRRLGTELDLFSFPDELGSGLPVFHPKGGIIRKEMEDYSREQHAAAGYEFVNTPHVTKGHLFEVSKHLDWYADGMFPPMHLDAEYNEDGTVRKPGQDYYVKPMNCPMHNLIYRSRGRSYRELPLRLFEFGSVYRYEKSGVVHGLTRARGFTQDDAHIYCTQEQVVEELTGTLNFVLQLLKDYGLDDFYLELSTKDPEKYVGSDEVWEEATETLRKVGEASGLELVPDPAGAAFYGPKISVQVKDALGRTWQMSTLQLDFFEPELFELEYTANDGTKKRPVMIHRALFGSIERFFGVLTEHYAGAFPVWLSPVQVVGIPVAEAFAPHLQTVVGRLKNRRVRAEVDYSDDRMQKKIRNHTTAKVPFMLLAGERDVEAGAVSFRFRDGTQLNGVPVDEAIVAIDEWEESRRNDSPTAETMQQFLDAARKRR is encoded by the coding sequence GTGCCCGACAACGTCGCGTCCGCTGAAAGAGTCCGCCTGCCCGAGACCATCCGGGTTCCGGCGGGCACTACCGCGGGCGCCGCGATGCGGGATGCCGATCTGCCCGACGGTGTGGAACTGCCGAACAAGGGCCCGCAGGCCATCGTCGTCGTGCGCGAGGCCGACGGCACGCTCCGCGACCTCTCGTGGGCGCCGTCCGTCGACACGCACGTCACTCCGGTCCCCGCCGACTCCGACGAGGGTCGCAGCGTGATCCGTCACTCGTGCGCGCACGTCCTGGCGCAGGCCGTCCAGGATCTGAACCCGACGGCGCACCTGGGCATCGGTCCGCCCATCACCGACGGCTTCTACTACGACTTCCAGGTCGAGGATCCCTTCACGCCCGAGGACCTCAAGGCCCTCGAGAAGCAGATGAAGAAGATCATCAAGTCGGGCCAGCGGTTCTCGCGCCGCGTCTACGAGTCCAAGGACGAGGCGCGCGGCGAACTCGCCAACGAGCCGTTCAAGCTCGAGCTGATCGACGACAAGGGTGCGGCCGACGACGACGAGATCATGGAGGTCGGCGGCGCCGAACTCACGGCCTACGACAACCTGAACCCGCGGACCGGCGAGCGGATCTGGGGCGACCTCTGCCGCGGTCCGCACGTGCCGACCACCAAGTACATCTCCGCGTTCAAGCTGACCCGCAGTTCCGCCGCCTACTGGCGCGGCGACCAGAGCCTGGCCGGCCTGCAGCGCGTGTACGGCACCGCGTGGGAGTCCACCGAGGCGATGGACCTCTACCTGGACCGGCTCGCCGAGGCCGAGAAGCGCGACCACCGACGCCTGGGCACCGAGCTCGACCTCTTCAGCTTCCCGGACGAGCTCGGGTCGGGCCTGCCGGTCTTCCACCCCAAGGGCGGCATCATCCGCAAGGAGATGGAGGACTACTCCCGCGAGCAGCACGCCGCCGCCGGGTACGAGTTCGTCAACACCCCGCACGTCACCAAGGGGCATCTGTTCGAGGTCTCCAAGCACCTCGACTGGTACGCCGACGGCATGTTCCCTCCGATGCATCTCGACGCCGAGTACAACGAGGACGGCACGGTCCGCAAGCCCGGCCAGGACTACTACGTCAAGCCGATGAACTGCCCGATGCACAACCTGATCTACCGGTCGCGCGGGCGCAGCTACCGCGAACTGCCGCTGCGGCTGTTCGAGTTCGGCTCGGTGTATCGCTACGAGAAGTCGGGCGTCGTCCACGGATTGACCCGCGCCCGCGGCTTCACGCAGGACGACGCGCACATCTACTGCACGCAGGAGCAGGTGGTCGAGGAGCTGACCGGCACCCTCAACTTCGTCCTGCAGCTGCTCAAGGACTACGGCCTCGACGACTTCTACCTGGAGCTCTCGACCAAGGACCCGGAGAAGTACGTCGGCTCCGACGAGGTGTGGGAGGAGGCGACCGAGACCCTCCGCAAGGTCGGCGAGGCGTCGGGCCTGGAGCTCGTGCCGGACCCCGCCGGTGCCGCGTTCTACGGCCCGAAGATCTCCGTGCAGGTCAAGGACGCGCTCGGTCGCACCTGGCAGATGTCCACCCTGCAGCTGGACTTCTTCGAGCCCGAGCTGTTCGAGCTCGAGTACACCGCGAACGACGGCACCAAGAAGCGCCCGGTGATGATCCACCGCGCACTGTTCGGGTCCATCGAGCGGTTCTTCGGCGTGCTGACCGAGCACTACGCGGGCGCGTTCCCGGTGTGGCTGTCGCCGGTCCAGGTGGTGGGCATCCCGGTCGCCGAGGCCTTCGCCCCGCACCTGCAGACCGTCGTCGGACGCCTCAAGAACCGCCGCGTGCGCGCCGAGGTCGACTACTCCGACGACCGCATGCAGAAGAAGATCCGCAACCACACCACCGCCAAGGTGCCGTTCATGCTGCTCGCCGGCGAGCGCGACGTGGAGGCCGGCGCGGTCAGCTTCCGCTTCCGCGACGGCACCCAGCTCAACGGCGTGCCGGTCGACGAGGCCATCGTCGCCATCGACGAGTGGGAGGAGTCGCGCCGCAACGACTCGCCGACCGCCGAGACCATGCAGCAGTTCCTGGACGCGGCCCGGAAGCGCCGATGA
- a CDS encoding HIT family protein, which translates to MTDPDHLQRLWTPHRMSYITAAAPKKPVDGGELSGHPFLDIPRMSDEDGLIVARGESVYAVLNLYPYNPGHTMVVPYRQVADLEDLTRAESDELMAFTQRIIRTIKAVSRPDAFNVGLNLGAAAGGSLSEHIHQHIVPRWTGDANFITVVGDTKVLPQLLQQTRGLLAQAWNELH; encoded by the coding sequence ATGACGGATCCGGATCACCTGCAGCGGCTGTGGACGCCGCACCGCATGAGCTACATCACCGCCGCCGCGCCGAAGAAGCCGGTCGACGGCGGTGAGCTCAGCGGGCACCCGTTCCTCGACATCCCCCGGATGTCCGACGAGGACGGTCTGATCGTCGCGCGCGGCGAGTCGGTGTACGCGGTGCTGAACCTGTACCCGTACAACCCGGGCCACACGATGGTGGTGCCGTACCGCCAGGTGGCGGACCTGGAGGATCTGACTCGCGCCGAGAGCGACGAGCTGATGGCGTTCACGCAGCGGATCATCCGGACCATCAAGGCCGTGTCGCGGCCCGACGCGTTCAACGTCGGCCTCAACCTCGGCGCTGCGGCGGGCGGCTCGCTGTCGGAGCACATCCACCAACACATCGTGCCGCGGTGGACCGGTGATGCGAACTTCATCACCGTCGTCGGCGACACCAAGGTGCTTCCGCAGCTCCTCCAGCAGACGCGCGGCCTGCTGGCGCAGGCGTGGAACGAACTCCACTAA
- the pgsA gene encoding phosphatidylinositol phosphate synthase yields the protein MLSILGRASVSKVTAPIGKALIKTGLTPDVMTIVGTVVTVGASIALFSQGYLFAGALVTWAFVMFDMLDGAMARARGGGTRFGSVLDATCDRIADGAIFGALAWWAAFVEPHKPLVIATLICLVTSQVISYAKARAEAAGLYGDGGLIERPDRLIIVLVGAGFTDFPGLHWSWAIHVAMWILAVASVITVGQRMWSVYTSPGARDLIPTVKKPGDDGPADDADESTNEG from the coding sequence ATGCTCAGCATTCTCGGACGCGCCTCGGTCTCCAAGGTCACCGCGCCGATCGGCAAGGCGCTGATCAAGACCGGTCTGACCCCGGACGTCATGACGATCGTCGGCACCGTCGTGACCGTCGGCGCGTCGATCGCCCTGTTCTCGCAGGGCTACCTGTTCGCCGGCGCCCTGGTCACGTGGGCGTTCGTCATGTTCGACATGCTCGACGGCGCCATGGCCCGGGCCCGCGGCGGCGGCACGCGATTCGGCTCGGTGCTCGACGCCACCTGCGACCGCATCGCCGACGGCGCGATCTTCGGCGCGCTGGCGTGGTGGGCTGCCTTCGTGGAGCCCCACAAGCCGCTCGTGATCGCCACCCTGATCTGCCTGGTGACCTCGCAGGTGATCTCGTACGCCAAGGCGCGCGCCGAGGCGGCGGGCCTGTACGGCGACGGCGGTCTCATCGAGCGCCCCGACCGGCTGATCATCGTCCTGGTGGGAGCGGGCTTCACCGACTTCCCGGGGCTGCACTGGAGCTGGGCGATCCACGTCGCGATGTGGATTCTCGCCGTCGCCTCCGTCATCACCGTGGGGCAGCGGATGTGGTCGGTCTACACCTCGCCGGGTGCCCGCGACCTGATCCCGACGGTGAAGAAGCCGGGCGACGACGGCCCCGCAGACGACGCCGACGAGTCGACGAACGAGGGCTGA
- a CDS encoding phosphatidylinositol mannoside acyltransferase — MLGKLTDYAADLGYRAGWAAVRYAPEQLARGLFDVVGTAAGRRNGGPDQLRKNLARVIGTAPEDVPSGLVEEAMRSYARYWREAFRLPTTDPAEIVASVRMSDHDRQVVDDVCTSGRGVVMALPHSGNWDVCGVWLVAHYGRFATVAERLKPESLFDQFVEYRESLGFEVFPLTGGEQPPFQLLAERLRDGGIVCLMGDRDLSHSGVPVDLFGERTRMPAGPAKLAIDTGAHLLAVHHSYVDENTSLLRCGTLIDTSGGVQAATQALADAFAEGIASAPADWHMLQPLWESDWSQARRERLGVDGNTADDDPADSGQG, encoded by the coding sequence GTGCTGGGAAAGCTCACCGACTACGCCGCCGACCTCGGCTACCGCGCCGGGTGGGCGGCGGTTCGCTACGCGCCCGAGCAGCTGGCACGGGGCCTCTTCGACGTCGTCGGCACCGCGGCGGGACGCCGCAATGGGGGACCGGACCAGCTCCGGAAGAACTTGGCGCGCGTCATCGGCACCGCTCCCGAGGACGTGCCGTCCGGGCTCGTCGAAGAGGCCATGCGGTCGTACGCGCGGTACTGGCGGGAGGCCTTCCGTCTGCCGACCACCGATCCCGCGGAGATCGTCGCGAGCGTCCGGATGTCGGACCACGACCGGCAGGTGGTCGACGACGTCTGCACGTCCGGCCGGGGTGTCGTCATGGCTCTGCCGCACTCCGGTAACTGGGACGTCTGCGGCGTCTGGCTGGTGGCCCACTACGGCCGGTTCGCGACAGTCGCCGAACGGCTCAAACCCGAGTCGCTGTTCGACCAGTTCGTCGAGTACCGCGAATCTCTCGGATTCGAAGTCTTCCCGCTGACGGGTGGCGAACAACCGCCGTTCCAACTGCTCGCCGAGCGACTCCGGGACGGCGGCATCGTCTGCCTGATGGGCGACCGGGACCTCTCGCACAGCGGAGTCCCCGTCGACCTGTTCGGCGAACGCACCCGGATGCCCGCGGGACCGGCGAAACTCGCGATCGATACCGGTGCGCACCTGCTGGCGGTGCATCACAGCTATGTCGACGAGAACACCTCGCTGCTGCGGTGCGGCACCCTCATCGACACCTCGGGCGGCGTCCAGGCGGCCACGCAGGCGCTCGCCGACGCCTTCGCCGAGGGCATCGCGTCGGCACCCGCCGACTGGCACATGCTGCAACCGCTGTGGGAGAGCGACTGGTCGCAGGCTCGTCGCGAGCGGCTGGGCGTCGATGGGAACACAGCGGACGACGACCCGGCCGACAGCGGGCAGGGCTAG
- a CDS encoding glycosyltransferase family 4 protein, which yields MKIGMICPYSFDVPGGVQAHVIELAEVFIRRGHEVRVLAPAGPDVRMPDYFDSAGPALGIPYNGSVSRVTFSPKAYHRLRHWIEVNEFDVLHVHEPNAPSLSMLSLMVATGPIVTTFHTATTKSLWLTVFDSMLRQYRERISGKIAVSELARRWQMESLGNDAVEIPNGIDVASFANVEPLDGYPRPGRTVMFLGRYDEPRKGIDILMRALPQIVEEFPDVTVLVVGGGDEKALRRRAKDLAGHLHLLGMVDDETKARALASADVYVAPNLGGESFGIVLVEAMAAGAAVVASDLVAFQRVLDGGTAGRVVETGSPTALADAVIDLLDDDDARRALIARGRARADLYDWSRVADQIQRVYDTVTLGAGPVVVSD from the coding sequence ATGAAGATCGGCATGATCTGCCCGTACTCGTTCGACGTCCCCGGCGGCGTCCAGGCGCACGTCATCGAGTTGGCCGAGGTGTTCATCCGTCGCGGTCACGAGGTCCGCGTCCTGGCACCGGCCGGTCCCGACGTGCGGATGCCCGACTACTTCGATTCGGCGGGGCCTGCGCTCGGCATCCCGTACAACGGTTCCGTCTCGCGAGTGACGTTCTCGCCCAAGGCGTATCACCGGCTCCGGCATTGGATCGAGGTCAACGAGTTCGACGTCCTGCACGTCCACGAGCCCAACGCGCCGAGCCTGTCGATGCTGTCGCTGATGGTTGCGACCGGACCCATCGTCACCACCTTCCACACCGCCACCACCAAATCCCTGTGGCTGACCGTCTTCGACTCGATGCTGCGCCAGTACCGCGAGCGGATCTCGGGGAAGATCGCCGTCTCCGAACTCGCACGGCGCTGGCAGATGGAGTCGCTCGGCAACGACGCCGTCGAGATCCCCAACGGCATCGACGTCGCGTCGTTCGCGAACGTGGAACCGCTCGACGGCTATCCGCGGCCCGGCCGCACCGTGATGTTCCTCGGGCGGTACGACGAGCCGCGCAAGGGCATCGACATCCTGATGCGGGCACTGCCGCAGATCGTCGAGGAGTTCCCCGACGTCACCGTCCTGGTGGTCGGCGGCGGCGACGAGAAGGCGCTCCGCCGTCGCGCGAAGGATCTCGCCGGCCACCTGCACCTCCTCGGCATGGTCGACGACGAGACGAAGGCGCGGGCGCTCGCCAGCGCCGACGTCTACGTGGCACCCAACCTCGGCGGGGAGAGCTTCGGCATCGTCCTCGTGGAGGCGATGGCAGCGGGCGCGGCGGTGGTGGCCAGCGACCTGGTCGCCTTCCAGCGGGTCCTCGACGGCGGCACCGCCGGACGCGTCGTCGAGACCGGCTCGCCGACCGCGCTCGCCGACGCCGTCATCGACCTCCTCGACGATGACGACGCCCGTCGGGCGCTCATCGCGCGCGGTCGAGCGCGCGCGGACCTGTACGACTGGTCGCGTGTCGCCGATCAGATCCAACGCGTCTACGACACGGTCACACTGGGCGCGGGCCCGGTCGTGGTGTCGGACTGA
- the pdxS gene encoding pyridoxal 5'-phosphate synthase lyase subunit PdxS codes for MAEMLKGGVIMDVVTPEQAKIAEDAGAVAVMALERVPADIRAQGGVSRMSDPDMIDGIIEAVSIPVMAKARIGHFVEAQILQSLGVDYIDESEVLTPADYENHIDKFSFTVPFVCGATNLGEALRRINEGAAMIRSKGEAGTGDVSNATTHMRKIRQQLRRLSSLPEDELYVAAKELQAPYDLVVEVAKAGKLPVTLFTAGGIATPADAAMMMQLGAEGVFVGSGIFKSGNPEQRAAAIVKATTFFDDPDQLAQISRGLGEAMVGINVDDIPQPHRLAERGW; via the coding sequence ATGGCCGAAATGCTCAAGGGCGGCGTCATCATGGACGTGGTCACCCCGGAGCAGGCCAAGATCGCAGAGGATGCGGGCGCCGTCGCCGTCATGGCGCTCGAGCGCGTGCCCGCCGACATCCGCGCCCAGGGCGGCGTGTCGCGCATGAGCGACCCGGACATGATCGACGGCATCATCGAGGCCGTCTCGATCCCGGTCATGGCCAAGGCCCGCATCGGTCACTTCGTCGAGGCGCAGATCCTGCAGAGCCTCGGCGTCGACTACATCGACGAGTCGGAGGTCCTCACCCCGGCCGACTACGAGAACCACATCGACAAGTTCTCGTTCACCGTGCCGTTCGTCTGCGGCGCCACCAACCTCGGCGAAGCGCTGCGTCGCATCAACGAGGGTGCCGCGATGATCCGCTCGAAGGGCGAGGCCGGCACCGGCGACGTCTCGAACGCCACCACCCACATGCGCAAGATCCGCCAGCAGCTGCGTCGTCTCAGCTCGCTGCCCGAGGACGAGCTGTACGTGGCCGCCAAGGAGCTGCAGGCTCCGTACGACCTCGTCGTCGAGGTCGCCAAGGCGGGTAAGCTCCCCGTCACGCTGTTCACCGCGGGCGGCATCGCCACCCCGGCCGACGCCGCGATGATGATGCAGCTGGGCGCCGAGGGCGTCTTCGTCGGTTCTGGCATCTTCAAGTCCGGCAACCCGGAGCAGCGTGCCGCCGCGATCGTCAAGGCCACCACCTTCTTCGACGACCCCGATCAGCTCGCGCAGATCTCCCGCGGCCTCGGCGAGGCGATGGTCGGCATCAACGTCGACGACATCCCGCAGCCGCACCGGCTCGCCGAGCGCGGCTGGTAA
- a CDS encoding PP2C family protein-serine/threonine phosphatase, with translation MTEAKILRDEAVTGRDEVAGLAVDWAVFCHVGRVREANEDGALAIPGRYIVADGMGGHDSGELASEAALLTLSEVPIGENAADARAHITELLETAQERIGELGTETGRRAGTTATGIVLTTDEGVPHWVAFNIGDSRTYLFSAGELRQVSIDHSQVQELVTAGYLTPEQARVDSRRNVITRALGAGMATPVADYFSFEAKPGDTILLCSDGLDGELTDDEIAVILEASPDNEVAAAALIEAALESGAHDNVTVAIVSVEALSDGDESADEPEA, from the coding sequence ATGACCGAAGCGAAGATTCTGCGCGATGAAGCGGTGACCGGCCGCGACGAGGTGGCAGGCCTCGCCGTCGACTGGGCGGTGTTCTGTCACGTGGGTCGCGTTCGTGAGGCCAATGAGGACGGAGCGCTCGCGATTCCCGGTCGCTACATCGTCGCCGACGGCATGGGCGGACACGACAGCGGCGAACTCGCCAGCGAAGCCGCCCTGCTGACCCTCTCGGAGGTGCCGATCGGGGAGAACGCCGCGGACGCGCGCGCCCACATCACCGAGCTCCTGGAGACCGCCCAGGAACGGATCGGCGAGCTGGGTACGGAGACGGGCCGTCGAGCCGGCACCACGGCGACGGGCATCGTCCTGACGACGGACGAAGGCGTCCCGCACTGGGTCGCCTTCAACATCGGCGACTCGCGCACCTACCTCTTCTCTGCGGGCGAGCTCCGCCAGGTGAGCATCGACCACTCGCAGGTCCAGGAACTGGTGACCGCCGGCTATCTGACACCGGAACAGGCGCGGGTCGACTCCCGCCGCAACGTGATCACTCGAGCACTCGGCGCCGGCATGGCCACGCCGGTGGCCGACTACTTCAGCTTCGAAGCCAAGCCCGGCGACACCATCCTCCTGTGCTCGGACGGCCTCGACGGCGAGCTGACCGACGACGAGATCGCAGTGATCCTGGAGGCCTCACCCGACAACGAGGTGGCGGCCGCCGCCCTCATCGAGGCCGCGCTCGAGTCCGGTGCACACGACAACGTCACCGTGGCGATCGTGTCCGTCGAAGCACTGTCCGACGGCGACGAGAGCGCCGACGAGCCCGAGGCCTGA
- a CDS encoding helix-turn-helix domain-containing protein, translating into MTVTAIAPATTARTAAVGGPRSASAVDRRRREALARLSARVMPLPGQPVRTAPAQLTVVRDEPEAPKLPQPTLTEREVEVLRTWLLLDSKPAVAEALFISLGTVNTHLTRIRAKYAELGRAASTKASLVARAIQDDIIDIDEL; encoded by the coding sequence ATGACCGTCACCGCTATCGCCCCCGCCACCACTGCCCGCACCGCAGCCGTCGGCGGCCCGCGTTCGGCATCGGCCGTCGACCGTCGTCGGCGCGAGGCGCTGGCCCGTCTCAGTGCACGTGTGATGCCGCTTCCCGGGCAGCCGGTGCGGACGGCTCCCGCGCAGCTGACGGTGGTCCGCGACGAGCCCGAGGCCCCCAAGCTGCCGCAGCCGACGCTGACCGAGCGCGAGGTGGAGGTCCTGCGCACCTGGCTGCTGCTGGACTCCAAGCCCGCCGTCGCCGAGGCGCTGTTCATCTCGCTGGGCACCGTCAACACGCACCTGACCCGCATCCGTGCCAAGTACGCGGAGCTCGGTCGCGCCGCGTCGACCAAGGCCTCGCTGGTGGCCCGCGCGATTCAGGACGACATCATCGACATCGACGAACTCTGA
- a CDS encoding acyl-CoA dehydrogenase, which produces MTAEITANALTLQLRSVLDGRWGPTRDVVRRQITEQRLLPQTGLTLDEYRTRMLGQMKDMVPLGFPASGFRPEHGGTGDVGSAVTAIETLGYGDLSLMVKAGVQWGLFGGAVENLGTQAHHDQYVKGLIDLDVLGCFAMTETGHGSNVQQLETTATYLPDSGEFEIHSPTPGSRKDYIGGAAEHARYAAVFAQLVTGAPGEEAASRGVHCFVVPIRDENGDDLPGVTTSDCGYKGGLPGVDNGRILFDRVRIPRANLLNRYADVAEDGTYSSPIESDNRRFFTMLGTLVRGRVTVGASAGAAGRFGLALAVRYALQRRQFQAPGGDGELLLLDYRTHQRRLLPLVARAYAFAVAQNEVTAELHELQTADPATVDPKDLRQLETKAAAIKAGHTALAQTAISEAREACGGAGYMSENLLPLLRGDIDVFTTFEGDNLVLTQLVAKEALTSYADDVQGLDAAGWVRFVANMAKSIALEKTAARQVVQTLLDDSDEDPENSALTHPGTQLRLLRNREEHLTRTAAARMRRAQDDDDAEALEVFTDTQDHLIKVGEAHIERIVLESFVEVIGRVEDRETRDVLKKVRNLFVYSLLEEDLGWFLMHRHVSVERAKAIRRGVNELCGDLRPHARELIDAFGVPEVCFDIPMLTDEHFTG; this is translated from the coding sequence ATGACCGCCGAGATCACTGCGAATGCCCTGACACTGCAACTTCGATCAGTTCTCGACGGGAGGTGGGGGCCGACGCGCGACGTGGTGCGCCGCCAGATCACCGAGCAGCGACTGCTCCCCCAGACCGGACTGACGCTCGACGAGTACCGGACTCGCATGCTCGGCCAGATGAAGGACATGGTGCCCCTCGGCTTCCCGGCGTCGGGATTCCGCCCCGAGCACGGCGGGACCGGTGACGTCGGCAGCGCGGTCACCGCGATCGAGACCCTCGGCTACGGCGATCTGTCGCTGATGGTCAAGGCCGGTGTCCAGTGGGGGCTGTTCGGGGGCGCCGTCGAGAACCTCGGCACGCAGGCGCACCACGACCAGTACGTGAAGGGCTTGATCGACCTCGACGTCCTGGGCTGCTTCGCCATGACCGAGACCGGCCACGGATCCAACGTGCAACAGTTGGAGACCACCGCCACCTATCTCCCCGACAGCGGCGAGTTCGAGATCCACTCCCCGACTCCGGGGTCCCGCAAAGACTACATCGGCGGGGCGGCCGAGCACGCCCGGTACGCGGCGGTCTTCGCCCAGCTGGTCACCGGTGCGCCCGGCGAGGAGGCGGCGAGCCGCGGCGTGCACTGCTTCGTCGTTCCGATCCGCGACGAGAACGGCGACGACCTCCCCGGCGTCACCACCTCCGACTGTGGCTACAAGGGCGGCCTGCCCGGCGTCGACAACGGCCGCATCCTGTTCGATCGCGTGCGGATCCCCCGCGCCAATCTGCTGAATCGGTACGCGGACGTCGCCGAGGACGGTACCTATTCGAGCCCCATCGAGTCCGACAACCGCCGGTTCTTCACCATGCTCGGCACCCTGGTCCGCGGGCGGGTCACCGTCGGCGCGTCGGCCGGTGCCGCCGGCCGTTTCGGGCTGGCCCTGGCCGTCCGATACGCCCTCCAGCGCCGCCAGTTCCAGGCTCCCGGGGGCGACGGCGAGCTCCTGCTGCTGGACTATCGCACCCATCAGCGTCGGCTGCTCCCCCTCGTCGCGCGGGCGTACGCGTTCGCGGTGGCCCAGAACGAGGTGACCGCGGAACTGCACGAGCTGCAGACCGCCGACCCGGCGACGGTCGACCCGAAGGATCTCCGCCAGCTCGAGACCAAGGCTGCGGCCATCAAGGCAGGCCACACGGCCCTGGCGCAGACGGCCATTTCCGAGGCCCGCGAGGCCTGCGGTGGTGCCGGCTACATGTCGGAGAACCTGCTGCCCCTGCTGCGCGGCGACATCGACGTGTTCACCACCTTCGAGGGCGACAACCTGGTCCTCACGCAGTTGGTCGCCAAGGAGGCCCTCACCTCGTACGCCGACGACGTGCAGGGCCTGGACGCCGCCGGGTGGGTGCGCTTCGTCGCGAACATGGCCAAGAGCATCGCGCTGGAGAAGACCGCGGCCCGCCAGGTGGTGCAGACGCTGCTCGACGACTCCGACGAGGATCCCGAGAACAGCGCCCTCACCCACCCCGGCACGCAGCTCCGCCTGCTGCGCAACCGGGAGGAGCACCTGACCCGGACCGCGGCGGCCCGTATGCGCCGCGCCCAGGACGATGACGATGCGGAGGCCCTGGAGGTCTTCACCGATACGCAGGATCACCTGATCAAGGTCGGCGAGGCGCACATCGAGCGGATCGTGCTGGAGAGCTTCGTCGAGGTGATCGGCCGGGTGGAGGACCGCGAGACGCGTGACGTCCTGAAGAAGGTCCGCAACCTGTTCGTCTACTCGCTGCTCGAGGAGGACCTCGGCTGGTTCCTGATGCACCGTCATGTCAGCGTCGAGCGCGCCAAGGCGATCCGGCGCGGTGTCAACGAGCTGTGCGGCGACCTGCGGCCCCATGCCCGGGAGCTGATCGACGCCTTCGGCGTCCCCGAGGTCTGCTTCGACATCCCGATGCTCACCGACGAACACTTCACCGGCTAG
- a CDS encoding acyl-CoA thioesterase — MANIEDILAVERIDNDIYRGGSFPSHLRRTFGGQVAGQALVSATRTVDEKFAVHSLHGYFLRPGKPDMPAVFLVDRIRDGRSFVTRRVTGVQDGEAIFSMSASFHITDDHGIEHQDTMPPAPDPETLSDRTDSATPAQKMLLAEWENFDIRIVDQENTAKLPGLAAQQRVWFKYRKPLPDDHLLHVCTLAYMSDMTLLGSSSVIHRDVKTQNASLDHAMWFLRPFRTDDWLLYDQTSPSAGGGRSLTQGRIFDRSGRMVAAVTQEGLTRSGVPESAASIMRPVE, encoded by the coding sequence GTGGCGAACATTGAAGACATCCTGGCCGTCGAGCGGATCGACAACGACATCTACCGCGGTGGATCGTTCCCCAGTCACCTGCGACGCACCTTCGGGGGACAGGTGGCCGGGCAGGCGCTGGTCTCGGCGACCCGGACCGTCGACGAGAAGTTCGCGGTGCACTCACTCCACGGCTACTTCCTGCGGCCAGGCAAGCCGGACATGCCCGCCGTGTTCCTGGTGGACCGGATCCGCGACGGCCGTTCGTTCGTCACGCGCCGCGTGACGGGAGTGCAGGACGGCGAGGCGATCTTCTCGATGTCGGCGTCGTTCCACATCACCGACGACCACGGCATCGAACATCAGGACACGATGCCGCCCGCACCCGATCCCGAAACCCTCTCGGACCGCACCGACTCGGCGACGCCCGCGCAGAAGATGCTGCTCGCCGAGTGGGAGAACTTCGACATCCGGATCGTCGATCAGGAGAACACGGCCAAGCTGCCGGGGTTGGCCGCGCAGCAGCGCGTCTGGTTCAAGTACCGCAAACCGCTGCCCGACGATCACCTGCTGCACGTGTGCACTCTCGCGTACATGAGCGACATGACGCTCCTGGGCTCGTCGTCGGTGATCCACCGCGACGTCAAGACGCAGAACGCTTCGCTCGACCACGCGATGTGGTTCCTGCGTCCCTTCCGCACCGACGACTGGCTGCTGTACGACCAGACCTCGCCGTCGGCGGGCGGTGGTCGGTCGTTGACGCAGGGCCGGATCTTCGACCGCAGCGGTCGCATGGTCGCCGCCGTCACCCAGGAGGGCCTGACCCGCAGCGGTGTGCCCGAGTCCGCCGCGTCGATCATGAGGCCGGTGGAGTGA